The proteins below are encoded in one region of Flammeovirga kamogawensis:
- a CDS encoding SusC/RagA family TonB-linked outer membrane protein, producing MKYKKILFILLLLSFSINQLIAQNEVEYTVQGVIKDETGITLPGVNVYNRDTKSGVKTDYNGKFSIKLNGNATLVFSYIGMKTKRIDIDPFDTSLRNLDVVLKEDMEMLDEIVVVGYGSQNASDLTGSVAQLKESDDVVRQYNSVDEVLEGRMAGVQVSSNAGQPGSGISVKIRGTNSLRGNNEPLYIVDGIVISSAGEDTNSAFSDGNEDQGIQNGLAGINPRDIESIEVLKDASATAIYGSRGANGVVLITTKKGAKGKSKISAFVNTDVSTISKKIDVLDAPNFAQMVNEVSMLKGFVPKYHLENGQIHTINGDGSIDPTALQQVNWQDEIYQPGISTTAGLSATGGSDKTKYYISGGFNDLNGIVQNSNMKTGDMRINLQSNISDKLKVDTRMSMYYSQGQFAQSGSKGGSSRSFTKSVINFQPLVIPDADVSEIGLSNPYSFINDYEDLSQEFKLFASFNATYSFNKHFKYQVRAGGNYRTKSRSIWYGSTTQKGSQTNGALGISGIDRYSYVVDNLLMFNKKFGKKHRIDAVVGFVMDGVTSTQSNSESENFPVHTLKARAPQLGQTIVRPYSEMTSQELLLSGLGRFTYSYDNKYTFTATMRADGSSKFKEENQFGYFPSLAAAWHISEENFLKHSETISNLKVRASWGMTGNQAISPYQTYNNYGVVYYTDYNNNTIIGAGPNNLGNEFLKWETTTQANVGIDYGLFNGKLYGSVDVYHKTTDDLLQQIQIPNSSGFQSYLTNRGSIENNGIDLMLEGVLYAKKDWNITLGGNISFVRSEVTHLGIPDSPVYINGVEQDASYYLGSNVSSGTYFKQPANIFMVGQPVGIFWGYKTNGIYQTGEEAANGPNVNGNAPSAGDIAFVDQNGDGNIDASDLTKVGDPNPLFTFGFNAKVTYKNLTVSALFTGSYGNDIVNGNLLIESDAYQNNKNVRPDAYYNAWRPGVTDASAPRLDHPNQTLFTDRIVEDGSYLRLANLTIGYDVPLKSNSIERLNVFFAGRNLFTLTNYSGYDPEVTSFMGDGTIMGVDWNSFPNATSLSLGVNLTF from the coding sequence ATGAAGTATAAAAAAATACTCTTTATTCTGTTACTACTATCTTTTTCTATCAACCAATTAATTGCACAAAACGAAGTAGAATATACTGTCCAAGGTGTAATTAAAGATGAAACAGGAATAACTCTACCAGGAGTTAATGTATATAACAGAGATACTAAAAGCGGTGTAAAAACGGACTACAACGGTAAGTTCAGCATCAAGCTTAACGGAAATGCCACTTTGGTATTTTCATATATTGGAATGAAAACGAAAAGAATTGACATAGACCCTTTTGATACATCGCTAAGAAATTTAGATGTAGTGTTAAAAGAAGACATGGAAATGCTAGACGAAATTGTTGTTGTTGGTTACGGTAGTCAAAATGCCAGTGACTTAACAGGTTCAGTTGCTCAATTAAAAGAATCGGACGATGTAGTTCGTCAGTATAATAGTGTAGACGAAGTTTTAGAAGGCCGAATGGCTGGGGTTCAAGTTTCTAGTAATGCTGGTCAGCCTGGATCTGGAATTAGTGTAAAAATACGTGGTACAAACTCTTTAAGAGGTAACAACGAGCCACTATATATTGTAGATGGTATTGTTATCAGTTCTGCTGGTGAAGATACAAATAGTGCATTCTCTGATGGTAACGAAGACCAAGGTATTCAAAATGGTTTAGCGGGTATTAACCCAAGAGATATAGAATCTATCGAAGTACTTAAGGATGCATCTGCAACGGCCATTTATGGTTCTAGAGGTGCAAACGGTGTAGTACTTATTACCACTAAAAAAGGAGCTAAAGGAAAAAGTAAAATCAGTGCGTTTGTAAATACAGACGTTTCTACAATTAGTAAGAAAATTGATGTTTTAGATGCTCCTAACTTTGCTCAAATGGTTAACGAGGTATCTATGTTAAAAGGGTTTGTTCCTAAGTATCATTTAGAAAATGGACAAATTCATACAATTAATGGAGATGGTTCTATCGATCCTACAGCATTACAACAAGTTAATTGGCAAGATGAAATCTATCAACCGGGTATTAGTACAACTGCTGGTTTATCTGCAACTGGTGGATCGGATAAAACAAAATATTATATCTCTGGTGGGTTTAACGACTTAAACGGTATCGTTCAAAACTCGAACATGAAAACGGGTGATATGCGTATTAACTTACAGTCTAACATCTCGGATAAATTAAAAGTGGATACGCGTATGTCTATGTATTACTCTCAAGGGCAGTTTGCACAGAGTGGTTCTAAAGGAGGTAGTAGTCGTTCTTTCACGAAGTCTGTGATTAACTTCCAACCATTAGTTATTCCAGATGCAGATGTTTCTGAAATCGGATTATCAAATCCTTACTCTTTTATCAACGATTACGAAGATCTTTCTCAAGAATTTAAATTATTCGCCTCTTTTAATGCTACTTACTCTTTTAACAAGCACTTTAAGTACCAAGTAAGAGCTGGTGGTAATTATAGAACAAAAAGCCGTTCTATTTGGTACGGTAGCACTACTCAAAAAGGAAGTCAAACTAACGGAGCTTTAGGTATTTCTGGTATCGATAGATATTCTTATGTTGTTGATAACTTATTAATGTTTAACAAGAAGTTTGGTAAGAAACATAGAATTGATGCTGTTGTAGGTTTTGTAATGGATGGTGTTACTTCTACTCAATCAAATAGTGAGTCTGAAAACTTCCCTGTTCATACTTTAAAAGCAAGAGCACCACAGCTAGGACAAACAATTGTACGTCCTTATTCAGAAATGACAAGTCAAGAATTATTACTATCTGGTTTAGGGCGTTTTACATATAGTTACGATAACAAGTATACGTTTACAGCAACAATGAGAGCAGACGGTTCTTCTAAATTTAAAGAAGAGAATCAGTTTGGTTACTTCCCATCTTTAGCTGCAGCGTGGCATATTTCTGAAGAGAATTTCTTAAAGCATTCAGAAACTATTTCTAATTTAAAAGTTAGAGCATCTTGGGGTATGACGGGTAACCAAGCAATTAGCCCGTACCAAACATACAATAACTATGGCGTAGTTTATTATACTGATTACAATAACAATACAATTATTGGTGCTGGACCAAATAACTTGGGGAATGAGTTCCTAAAATGGGAAACGACAACGCAAGCCAATGTAGGTATTGATTACGGTTTATTTAACGGTAAACTATACGGATCTGTAGATGTATATCATAAAACAACAGACGATCTTTTACAACAAATTCAGATACCAAATTCATCAGGTTTCCAAAGTTACTTAACAAACAGAGGTTCAATAGAGAATAATGGTATTGATTTAATGTTAGAAGGTGTACTTTACGCCAAAAAAGATTGGAATATCACACTAGGTGGTAATATCTCTTTTGTTAGGTCTGAAGTAACACATTTAGGGATTCCAGATAGCCCAGTTTACATTAATGGGGTTGAACAAGATGCTTCTTATTACTTAGGTAGTAACGTATCTTCTGGTACATACTTTAAACAACCTGCAAACATCTTTATGGTCGGTCAGCCAGTAGGTATTTTCTGGGGATATAAAACTAACGGAATTTATCAAACAGGTGAAGAAGCAGCGAACGGTCCTAATGTAAATGGTAATGCTCCATCTGCTGGTGACATTGCTTTTGTTGATCAAAACGGTGACGGTAATATCGATGCAAGTGATTTAACAAAAGTAGGTGATCCTAACCCATTGTTTACCTTCGGGTTCAATGCAAAAGTCACTTACAAAAACTTAACTGTAAGTGCATTATTTACGGGATCTTATGGTAACGACATTGTAAATGGTAACTTATTGATTGAATCAGATGCTTACCAAAACAACAAAAATGTTAGACCAGATGCCTACTACAATGCTTGGCGACCAGGTGTTACAGACGCATCTGCTCCTCGCTTAGATCATCCTAACCAAACATTATTTACAGATCGAATTGTTGAAGACGGTAGCTATCTAAGATTAGCTAACCTTACAATTGGATACGATGTCCCTCTTAAATCGAATAGCATTGAAAGGCTTAATGTATTCTTTGCTGGTAGAAACCTATTCACACTTACAAACTACTCTGGGTACGATCCAGAAGTAACTTCTTTTATGGGTGATGGTACAATTATGGGTGTAGACTGGAACTCGTTCCCGAATGCGACATCGTTATCTCTTGGCGTTAACTTAACATTCTAA
- a CDS encoding glycoside hydrolase family 3 N-terminal domain-containing protein gives MRNLITGLIFIAIAFSNVSCETRASNDQPIYKNSNIDVQDRVRDLMSRMTLEEKVAQMAQFVGLEHMKKAEEDLSPEELHNNDALGFYPGLHSSDIAKMTEEGKIGSFLHVISAEEANKLQGLAMNSRLKIPLLIGIDAIHGNGLNYGATIYPTPIGVASTWEENLSYRVGEESAKEMRATGSHWAFTPNIDIARDARWGRVGETFGEDPYLVGNMGVEMIKGFQQGDFTGSEKVIACAKHLIGGGEPLNGTNASPLDLSMRSIREVHLPPYRRAVQEANVFSIMTAHNEVNGIPCHNSKEFMTDIVRNEYGFEGFYVSDWMDIERIHTLHGQAENLDDAFRSSVNNGMDMHMHGPKFSASIVAAVREGIVPEARVNEACSKILEVKFRLGLFENPYVDEKKADEVVFNQQHQATSLEIARKSIVLLKNDGILPLKKGQHKKIFLTGPNADNETILGDWTWYQPQDRIITVKEGLEAVSKDKGFKLDHYNSGEIIGKTTDKAIKEAALRAAKADLAIVVVGENSMRWDWKNKTCGENTDRAHIDLPGRQLELIKAIKKTGTPVLAVLVNGRPIGEEWLENNVSGILEAWEPGSFGGQAITEILFGDVNPTAKLPITVPRTVGQVKLYYNHKPSHYFHKYHFTNKDPLYAFGYGLSYTKYATENIAVNKTSIKGDGTFTVSCDVSNIGKVDGEETVQVYIRDDYSSVTRPVKELKAYRKINLKAGETKSVTFDLSTQDLAFFNQEMEWGVEKGMFTIMVGSSSRNKDLKSVKLEVSETKKLELNDYKPNYPAM, from the coding sequence ATGAGAAATCTAATCACCGGCTTAATCTTTATAGCAATTGCTTTTAGTAACGTTTCGTGCGAAACTAGAGCAAGTAATGATCAGCCAATTTACAAGAACAGTAATATAGACGTTCAAGACAGAGTAAGAGACTTAATGTCGCGTATGACTTTAGAAGAAAAAGTTGCACAGATGGCACAGTTTGTAGGTCTTGAACACATGAAAAAAGCAGAAGAAGATCTGTCTCCAGAGGAGTTACACAATAATGATGCATTGGGATTTTATCCTGGTCTTCATTCTTCAGATATTGCAAAAATGACAGAAGAAGGAAAAATAGGTTCTTTTCTTCATGTTATTTCTGCAGAAGAGGCGAACAAGTTACAGGGTTTAGCCATGAATTCACGTTTAAAAATTCCTTTATTAATAGGTATTGACGCTATCCACGGTAATGGTTTAAATTATGGTGCTACTATCTATCCTACACCAATTGGTGTGGCAAGTACATGGGAAGAAAATTTATCATATAGAGTAGGTGAAGAATCTGCAAAAGAAATGAGAGCTACAGGTTCTCATTGGGCTTTTACTCCTAACATAGATATTGCAAGAGATGCACGTTGGGGTAGAGTTGGAGAAACTTTTGGAGAAGACCCTTACTTAGTAGGTAATATGGGTGTGGAAATGATAAAAGGTTTTCAGCAAGGAGATTTTACAGGAAGTGAGAAAGTTATTGCTTGTGCAAAACACCTTATTGGTGGTGGAGAGCCATTAAATGGAACAAATGCATCTCCATTAGATTTATCAATGAGATCTATAAGAGAAGTGCATTTACCTCCTTATAGAAGAGCAGTGCAAGAAGCAAATGTATTTTCTATAATGACTGCACATAATGAGGTAAACGGTATCCCTTGTCATAATAGCAAAGAATTTATGACAGATATTGTGCGTAATGAATATGGTTTCGAAGGCTTTTATGTATCAGATTGGATGGATATTGAACGTATTCATACTTTACATGGTCAGGCAGAAAATTTAGACGATGCCTTTAGAAGTTCTGTAAATAATGGTATGGATATGCACATGCATGGTCCTAAATTCTCAGCATCTATAGTTGCAGCAGTAAGAGAAGGTATTGTTCCAGAAGCAAGAGTAAACGAAGCGTGTTCGAAAATATTAGAAGTGAAGTTTAGATTGGGCTTATTTGAAAACCCTTATGTGGACGAGAAAAAAGCAGATGAGGTGGTATTTAACCAACAACATCAGGCTACTTCTTTAGAAATTGCTAGAAAATCTATTGTCTTATTAAAAAACGATGGTATTCTTCCTCTTAAAAAAGGACAACATAAAAAAATCTTCTTAACAGGGCCAAACGCTGATAACGAAACAATTTTAGGAGATTGGACTTGGTACCAACCTCAAGATCGTATAATTACTGTAAAAGAAGGTTTAGAGGCTGTATCTAAAGATAAAGGCTTTAAGTTAGACCACTATAATAGTGGAGAAATTATTGGTAAAACAACAGATAAAGCAATTAAAGAAGCGGCTTTAAGAGCAGCTAAAGCAGATTTAGCAATTGTAGTTGTAGGCGAAAACTCTATGCGTTGGGATTGGAAAAATAAAACATGTGGAGAAAATACAGATAGAGCACACATTGATCTTCCTGGTCGTCAGCTAGAATTAATTAAAGCAATTAAGAAAACAGGAACACCAGTTCTTGCAGTGCTTGTAAACGGACGTCCTATTGGAGAAGAGTGGTTAGAAAACAACGTAAGCGGTATCTTAGAAGCATGGGAACCTGGTAGTTTTGGAGGACAAGCAATTACTGAAATCTTATTTGGTGATGTTAACCCTACAGCTAAATTGCCTATCACAGTGCCTCGTACAGTTGGACAAGTAAAGTTATATTATAACCACAAGCCATCGCATTATTTCCATAAATATCACTTTACAAATAAAGACCCTCTTTATGCATTTGGTTACGGCTTATCGTATACTAAATATGCAACAGAGAATATTGCTGTAAACAAAACATCTATTAAAGGTGATGGTACATTTACTGTATCGTGTGATGTTTCTAACATAGGAAAAGTAGATGGAGAAGAAACAGTGCAGGTGTACATTAGAGATGATTATTCTTCTGTAACTCGCCCAGTAAAAGAATTAAAAGCGTATAGAAAAATAAACTTAAAAGCAGGTGAGACGAAATCAGTAACTTTTGATTTATCTACACAAGACCTTGCATTTTTTAATCAAGAAATGGAATGGGGAGTAGAAAAAGGAATGTTTACTATTATGGTGGGTTCATCTTCTAGAAATAAGGATTTAAAAAGTGTGAAACTTGAGGTTTCTGAAACTAAAAAGTTAGAACTTAACGATTACAAGCCAAATTATCCGGCGATGTAA
- a CDS encoding alpha/beta hydrolase encodes MKRIILTSFIIFLALQLFAQVKPTEKVVYKEIGDVKLKHHIFIPKEQDKSRGAVVLIHGGGWNSGSPKAFYLQAQHLADRGLVVFSPEYRLRKKHGTTIYECVEDTQEAIAFVRKNAEKYGIDPNKIAVGGGSAGGHLALSAAFIDPLTNKLNQKDYAPNLLVLFNPVLGTSKEGYGHRKVAEELSAKGINWETFSPRQNIDASFPPMLIQLGDHDKVTSIPLANDFESRCVGANVNCKLMIYKGAEHSFFNLGYGKKQGYPKGTVVNRWYYDTLQEMDNFFVENNYLSTPFTVEIPADAIYPIRKEHE; translated from the coding sequence ATGAAACGAATTATACTAACATCTTTTATTATTTTCTTAGCTCTGCAATTGTTTGCTCAGGTGAAACCCACCGAAAAGGTGGTTTATAAAGAGATTGGTGATGTAAAATTGAAACATCATATCTTTATACCAAAAGAACAAGATAAAAGCAGAGGAGCTGTTGTCTTAATTCATGGTGGAGGGTGGAACTCTGGTTCTCCAAAAGCCTTCTATTTACAAGCACAACATCTAGCAGATAGAGGTTTAGTAGTCTTTAGCCCAGAATATAGACTACGAAAAAAGCACGGTACAACCATTTATGAATGTGTTGAAGACACGCAAGAAGCTATAGCATTTGTCAGAAAAAATGCTGAAAAATACGGTATTGATCCCAATAAAATTGCAGTCGGAGGGGGTTCTGCAGGAGGCCATTTAGCGTTAAGTGCCGCTTTTATAGACCCCCTTACAAACAAGCTAAATCAAAAAGACTATGCACCAAACTTACTTGTATTATTTAACCCAGTTTTGGGAACAAGTAAAGAGGGTTATGGACATAGAAAGGTAGCAGAAGAATTATCAGCCAAAGGTATAAATTGGGAAACATTTAGCCCAAGACAAAACATTGATGCATCGTTTCCACCAATGCTAATTCAATTAGGAGATCACGATAAAGTGACTTCTATACCATTGGCAAATGATTTTGAAAGTAGATGTGTAGGAGCTAATGTAAATTGTAAATTAATGATTTATAAAGGAGCAGAACATTCTTTCTTTAATTTAGGTTACGGTAAAAAACAAGGATACCCAAAAGGGACCGTAGTTAACCGTTGGTATTATGATACTTTACAGGAGATGGATAATTTCTTTGTAGAGAATAATTACTTGTCAACGCCATTTACAGTAGAAATTCCAGCAGATGCCATTTATCCAATAAGAAAAGAGCATGAGTAA
- a CDS encoding sulfatase, with the protein MSKKSTFLFLLMFTLLSAHAQKKNVFVFVVDDLGYFDISAHGSDFYETPNIDQLVSEGVDFTNAYSSHPRCVPSRYGLQTGKAPARVGAPGKLGKDKCELSESEISIGQAFKNNGYTTFFAGKWHLGETVATWPQSRGYDSNIAGCSAGAPKSYFYPYNVPQDPKRSGNHRNIEGLEDGEKGEYLTDRLTTETVNYLKEEHTKPFFAMLCHYGVHTPLEAKSALVEKYKAKLQTLSFDGLEFELKDGETKQHQNNPIYAAMIESVDQSLGQVIKTLKAEGLYENTIIVFTSDHGGLSNRGVGNKRKIATSNLPLRAGKGHVYEGGIKVPLVFAGGISHKKNISTQVTTNLDIYPTVLDLCSLPLLPHQHRDGISIKKAITHNKIEQRTVYWHSPMSRLRSTGDTNCTVVRYGDLKLFDFFTEGRYEMYDLSKDPFETTNIYTENGKQENKLTQLINTWRKEIDAVIL; encoded by the coding sequence ATGAGTAAGAAAAGTACATTTCTTTTTCTTTTGATGTTTACGTTGTTAAGTGCACATGCTCAAAAGAAAAATGTATTTGTTTTTGTAGTAGATGACCTAGGATATTTTGATATAAGTGCCCATGGATCAGATTTCTACGAAACACCAAATATAGATCAATTAGTAAGTGAAGGAGTTGACTTTACAAACGCATATTCTTCTCATCCAAGATGTGTACCCTCAAGATATGGATTACAAACAGGAAAAGCTCCAGCAAGAGTGGGTGCTCCTGGTAAATTAGGAAAAGATAAATGTGAATTGTCTGAAAGTGAAATATCAATTGGACAAGCTTTTAAAAATAATGGCTATACTACCTTCTTTGCAGGTAAATGGCATTTAGGAGAAACTGTTGCAACATGGCCTCAAAGTAGAGGTTACGATAGTAATATTGCAGGGTGTAGTGCAGGGGCTCCTAAATCTTATTTTTATCCATATAATGTTCCTCAAGACCCTAAAAGATCTGGGAATCATAGGAATATTGAAGGTTTGGAAGATGGAGAAAAAGGAGAATATTTAACTGATAGACTAACAACAGAAACAGTAAACTACCTTAAAGAAGAACATACAAAACCCTTTTTTGCAATGCTTTGCCATTATGGTGTACACACACCTTTAGAAGCAAAATCAGCATTGGTAGAGAAGTATAAAGCAAAATTACAGACATTATCTTTTGATGGGCTAGAATTTGAACTAAAGGATGGGGAAACAAAACAACATCAAAACAACCCGATTTATGCCGCAATGATCGAGTCGGTAGACCAAAGTTTAGGCCAAGTAATTAAAACCCTGAAAGCAGAAGGTTTATACGAGAATACAATTATTGTTTTCACTTCAGATCATGGAGGTTTATCAAATAGAGGAGTTGGAAATAAAAGAAAAATTGCCACTTCAAATTTACCTTTAAGGGCAGGTAAAGGGCATGTTTATGAAGGAGGAATAAAAGTACCTCTCGTTTTTGCAGGAGGTATATCACATAAAAAAAATATTTCTACTCAGGTAACAACAAATTTAGATATTTACCCTACAGTATTAGATTTATGCAGTTTGCCATTATTACCTCATCAACATAGAGATGGTATTAGTATTAAAAAGGCAATTACACATAATAAGATAGAACAACGTACTGTTTATTGGCATTCTCCAATGAGTAGATTACGTTCAACAGGAGATACAAACTGTACTGTAGTAAGGTATGGTGATTTAAAATTATTTGACTTCTTTACTGAAGGCCGTTATGAAATGTATGACTTATCGAAAGACCCTTTTGAGACGACAAACATTTATACTGAAAATGGAAAACAGGAAAATAAACTTACGCAATTAATAAACACTTGGCGAAAAGAGATTGACGCCGTAATTCTCTAA
- a CDS encoding sulfatase, with the protein MKFLKLLVASLLLMSCSVIAQNKKNVLVFVVDDLGYYDISKHDADFYETPNIDQLAEDGLDFNNAYVAHPRCLPSRYALQTGRYPARAGIPSRNENTIKDKKFYDNEVTIGQAFKNNGYHTFFAGKWHLGHKEDEWPQNKGYDINIAGCAAGAPNSYFFPYNVPKNPKKVNKKGHGKIVGLDDGVEGEYLTDRLTDETINFINEDHKDPFFIMLCHYGVHTPFQAKKEHIKKYKAKLEGVTFEGPEYTLQDGYTKMHQNNVVYGAMVESVDESLGRVVKALKDKGLYDNTIIVFTSDHGGLSNRGVNNKRELATSNLPLRAGKGHTYEGGTKVPLIFAGAKITKKHTTDQVTTNTDLYPTLLDLCDLDLIPSEHKDGKSIKTEIQKGKTTDRTLFWHSSRARPKSTGDTNCTVVRDGNLKMSYFYDDDHYELYDLSKDPFEKTNLIDVNKKDAARLKQLITTWKEEVKATI; encoded by the coding sequence ATGAAATTTTTAAAATTACTAGTAGCATCTCTTTTATTAATGAGCTGCAGCGTTATTGCACAAAATAAAAAGAACGTTCTCGTTTTTGTAGTAGATGATTTAGGGTACTATGATATCTCTAAACACGATGCAGATTTTTACGAAACGCCTAACATTGATCAGTTAGCAGAAGACGGATTAGATTTTAACAATGCTTATGTGGCCCACCCACGTTGCTTACCTTCTCGTTATGCTTTACAAACTGGTCGTTATCCAGCAAGAGCAGGTATTCCATCAAGAAATGAGAACACAATAAAAGATAAGAAATTTTACGATAACGAAGTAACAATTGGGCAGGCTTTTAAAAACAATGGCTATCATACTTTTTTTGCTGGTAAATGGCATTTAGGACATAAAGAAGACGAATGGCCTCAGAATAAAGGGTACGATATTAATATTGCAGGTTGTGCGGCTGGAGCACCAAATTCTTATTTCTTCCCTTACAATGTTCCAAAAAATCCGAAGAAAGTAAACAAGAAAGGCCACGGGAAAATTGTTGGGTTAGATGATGGTGTGGAAGGAGAATACCTTACTGATCGTTTAACAGATGAGACGATTAATTTTATCAATGAAGACCATAAAGATCCGTTCTTTATTATGCTTTGCCATTATGGTGTACATACGCCTTTCCAAGCAAAAAAGGAACACATCAAAAAATATAAAGCTAAATTAGAAGGGGTTACTTTTGAAGGACCAGAATACACGCTTCAAGATGGATATACTAAAATGCACCAAAATAATGTTGTGTATGGAGCAATGGTAGAGTCTGTAGACGAAAGTTTAGGACGTGTTGTAAAAGCATTAAAAGACAAAGGACTTTATGATAATACAATTATTGTCTTTACTTCAGATCATGGTGGATTATCTAATAGAGGAGTAAATAATAAGAGAGAATTGGCGACTTCTAACTTGCCTTTAAGAGCTGGTAAAGGACATACTTACGAAGGTGGTACAAAAGTTCCGTTAATATTTGCTGGTGCAAAAATTACAAAAAAACACACTACAGATCAGGTAACAACAAATACAGATTTGTACCCTACGTTATTAGATTTATGTGATTTAGACTTAATCCCATCAGAGCACAAAGATGGAAAAAGTATTAAAACAGAAATTCAAAAAGGAAAAACAACAGACCGTACATTGTTCTGGCATTCCTCTAGAGCAAGACCAAAATCTACAGGCGATACCAATTGCACAGTAGTTCGAGATGGAAATTTAAAAATGTCTTATTTCTATGATGATGACCATTATGAATTGTATGATTTATCAAAAGATCCGTTTGAGAAAACAAATCTTATTGATGTTAATAAGAAAGATGCAGCTCGTTTAAAGCAATTGATTACCACTTGGAAAGAAGAAGTTAAAGCCACTATCTAA
- a CDS encoding sulfatase encodes MKNLVKTVMILMAFLPSILTAQDKPNIILITIDDLRPELGVYGNTLIQTPQIDALSEHATTFNNAFCQVPVCGASRASMHTGVRPTPKRFTSAGTEIDHDLPNAVTIGQHFKENGYYTFSIGKVIHGKKDAVERTWTEYLPAESMFEYHDKALVEEATNPVAPYKRPQPYEVVVDSKDTDFLDGRSVKVAKERLAELKKKDQPFFMAVGIARPHLPFVAPKRFWDLYNENDIPMADNPYKPKNMPEMAKTTYGELRAYNSVPKKGDVPNDLAKKLKHGYYASVSFSDYLVGDLVAELKKQGLYENSIIVIWGDHGWQLGEHSFWAKHTNFDIALRVPLIIKPQKGKNMKAAKADGFAEIVDIFPTLCDLAGLEGPSQLQGQSLVPVLKDPNFSTKEYALSRWKQGDSIRTKGFRYTAFKNKKGVLIAEMMYDLSNDPEENKNIVEDATYKGEVEKHRKLLDKALKEYSLI; translated from the coding sequence ATGAAGAATCTAGTAAAAACAGTGATGATATTGATGGCCTTTTTACCTTCAATTCTTACTGCTCAAGATAAGCCAAACATCATCTTAATTACAATAGATGATTTAAGACCAGAGTTAGGCGTTTATGGAAATACATTGATTCAAACTCCTCAAATTGATGCATTAAGCGAACATGCAACTACATTTAATAATGCTTTTTGCCAAGTGCCAGTTTGTGGAGCCTCAAGAGCATCTATGCATACAGGAGTTCGTCCAACGCCTAAAAGATTTACGTCTGCAGGAACAGAAATTGATCATGACCTGCCAAATGCAGTAACAATTGGTCAGCATTTTAAAGAAAACGGATACTATACTTTTTCAATTGGTAAAGTAATTCATGGTAAAAAAGATGCTGTAGAACGTACATGGACGGAGTATCTTCCTGCAGAAAGTATGTTCGAATACCACGATAAAGCATTAGTAGAAGAAGCCACAAACCCTGTAGCTCCTTACAAAAGACCACAACCTTATGAGGTGGTAGTAGATAGTAAAGACACAGATTTCTTAGACGGAAGATCGGTTAAAGTTGCAAAAGAAAGATTGGCTGAACTGAAAAAGAAGGACCAACCATTTTTTATGGCAGTAGGCATTGCACGTCCTCACCTTCCATTTGTAGCACCAAAACGTTTTTGGGATTTATACAACGAAAATGATATCCCAATGGCGGACAATCCATACAAACCTAAGAATATGCCAGAGATGGCAAAAACAACGTATGGTGAGTTAAGAGCATATAATTCTGTTCCTAAAAAAGGGGATGTACCAAATGATTTAGCTAAGAAACTAAAGCATGGATATTATGCTTCTGTAAGTTTTTCAGATTATTTAGTAGGTGATCTTGTGGCTGAATTAAAAAAACAAGGTCTTTATGAAAATTCTATTATTGTAATTTGGGGAGACCATGGTTGGCAATTAGGAGAGCATTCTTTTTGGGCAAAACATACAAACTTTGATATTGCTTTAAGAGTACCGTTAATAATTAAACCTCAAAAAGGAAAAAACATGAAGGCTGCAAAGGCAGATGGTTTTGCAGAAATTGTAGATATATTTCCAACTTTATGTGACTTGGCAGGGTTAGAGGGACCTTCACAATTACAAGGTCAGAGCTTAGTACCCGTTTTAAAAGATCCTAATTTCTCTACAAAAGAATATGCTTTAAGTAGATGGAAACAAGGGGATAGTATTCGTACAAAAGGCTTTAGATATACTGCTTTTAAAAACAAAAAGGGAGTATTAATTGCTGAAATGATGTATGATTTATCAAATGATCCTGAAGAAAATAAAAACATTGTAGAAGATGCCACTTATAAAGGAGAGGTTGAAAAACATAGAAAACTTCTTGATAAGGCACTAAAGGAATATAGCTTAATTTAG